In Prochlorococcus marinus XMU1406, the genomic stretch ATTTTAATAATTGAATAAGAAAATGAAATTATTAAAATTTATCCCAATTTTATTTATTTTTTTTGGAAATGTCCCTTACAAAAATGAGGTTTATGCAGAAATAAAGAATCCAAAAGAATACAGAGTACTCTCAAGTGAGAGTAAAAAGCTTTCCATCTCCAACGTAGAATATTACATAAAACAAGGTGACCAATATATTAAAAACGGAGATTTCGAAAAAGCTAAAGATTTTTACCTGGACGCTAGAAAATTAGCAAAGCAACTTGCATCTTTTTATTCTGATCTAAATTCATCCTTCAAAGGAATTGATGCAAGAATACCAAATGAAATGCAAAGGAAAGGTAAGCAAACATTACAAATTTTGGCAGCATCAAATGAGAGATTAGCCTCTTTGTATATAAAAACTGAAAAGCCTGAGGTTGCTGTACCCTTACTTGTTGAAACAATTAGAATAATGTCACCAAATAGTCAAGAAGGTAAAGAAGCTTATGAAAGATTGATCCAACTAGGATTTGTTGAAACAAAATACAAAGGTTAATTAAAATTTATTATGATTACAAAAGCAGAAGTAATTAATTTAATCACTAAAAAAATTCCAAGTTCCCAAGTTTTTGTTGAAAACCTTAAGGGAAATGATCATTTGCAAGTAACTGTAATTGCATCTCAATTCAATGGATTATCATTAGTTAAACAACATCAGCTAGTATATTCCGCTTTGAAGGAAGAATTAGCTTCAGAGACTATCCATGCACTGGCATTAAAAACAGAAACTCCAAATTGAATTATGGACAACCTAACAAAAGATAAAATACAAAAACTGATTGATTCAAATCCAGTAATGGTTTTCATGAAAGGGACAAAATTAATGCCTCAATGCGGTTTCTCCAACAATGTAGTTCAAATACTAAATTCCTTAGGGGTAGAATTTGGTACTTTTGATGTTTTAAGTGATTTTGATATACGAGAAGGTATCAAAGAATATTCAGATTGGCCAACAATTCCTCAAGTTTACTTAAAAGGAGAATTTCTTGGTGGATCAGATATTCTTATTGAAATGTACAACTCAGGATCTCTTAAAGAAAAAATAGAAATTGAATTAGCGTCTTAAAACAATTAGTAAGTATAAATACTGAATTGATTAATAAAAATTAATATTTTAAATTCTTTTTTTATCAAAAAAACCTTTATTTCCATCTCCCTCTGGATCAATAAAACTTGACGGATCTAAAATCCATCTTTCAATTAATCTTTCTAACTTCTCTTGATCCTTTTGCTCTAAACTACTGCAATTCCTTAAGGCTTGGAGATAGCCATCACTATATAATTTAATA encodes the following:
- a CDS encoding DUF6761 family protein, whose protein sequence is MTSFENPKAIRHFQSICDSCQDLVTRFHTPYDIKLYSDGYLQALRNCSSLEQKDQEKLERLIERWILDPSSFIDPEGDGNKGFFDKKRI
- the grxD gene encoding Grx4 family monothiol glutaredoxin; the encoded protein is MDNLTKDKIQKLIDSNPVMVFMKGTKLMPQCGFSNNVVQILNSLGVEFGTFDVLSDFDIREGIKEYSDWPTIPQVYLKGEFLGGSDILIEMYNSGSLKEKIEIELAS
- a CDS encoding BolA family protein — protein: MITKAEVINLITKKIPSSQVFVENLKGNDHLQVTVIASQFNGLSLVKQHQLVYSALKEELASETIHALALKTETPN